A genomic window from Scophthalmus maximus strain ysfricsl-2021 chromosome 17, ASM2237912v1, whole genome shotgun sequence includes:
- the LOC118289233 gene encoding ADP-ribosylation factor-like protein 4D, protein MGNQLTEIAPNTQFLPSFQSLHVVVIGLDSAGKTSLLYRLKLREFVETIPTKGFNMERIKVPMGNTKNNSTTFQVWDVGGQEKLRPLWKSYTRRTDGLVFVVDAAEAERMEEAKVELHRIARSAENQGVPVLVLANKQDLDQAMSASEVEKVLALHELSSSTLHHAQGCSALDGQGLQSGLEKLYEMILKRKKMLRHSKKKR, encoded by the exons ATGGGGAATCAGTTAACAGAAATTGCCCCCAACACCCAGTTCCTCCCCAGCTTCCAGTCACTGCATGTGGTGGTGATTGGTTTGGACTCCGCCGGGAAAACCTCCCTCCTCTACAGACTCAAGTTGCGGGAGTTCGTTGAGACAATCCCCACCAAGGGGTTCAACATGGAGCGGATTAAGGTACCCATGGgaaacaccaaaaacaacagcaccaCGTTCCAGGTGTGGGACGTCGGTGGCCAGGAGAAACTGAGGCCTCTGTGGAAGTCGTACACCAGGAGGACGGACGGGCTGGTGTTTGTGGTGGACGCGGCCGAGGCGGAGCGGATGGAAGAGGCCAAGGTGGAGCTCCACAGGATCGCCCGGTCAGCGGAGAACCAGGGGGTGCCAGTACTTGTTCTAGCAAACAAACAGGACCTGGATCAAGCCATGTCGGCTTCAGAG GTGGAGAAGGTGCTCGCCCTCCACGAGCTGAGCTCGTCCACACTGCACCACGCGCAGGGCTGCTCGGCACTGGATGGTCAGGGTCTTCAGTCTGGCCTCGAGAAACTCTATGAAATGAttctgaagaggaaaaagatgCTGCGACACAgcaagaagaagagatga